One Gadus macrocephalus chromosome 17, ASM3116895v1 genomic window, CTGGGACAGAGGAAGCTGGAGAGCCTCTTGCGATAGAGAACTGCCCCCACCAcggtcaccaccatcaccatgacaacaaagaTCAGCACTGCCTCCAGCCACGGAGTCCTTTCTCCTGTCAACAGGAGAACCAAAGAAGAAGAATGCCTGGTGAATGCTGAGCGGATGctgcttggggggggggatctatGCCATTTTTTCACTGTTACTAAAATAAGACCATCATTTAGATAAACAGGGGTACGATGCTAAGTTTTGGCCGTCTTTGAACCAGTTAGTGAACGTTCCAGTCTGCTCTGAACGCCGGTGAGGTTGAGATGCCCTTTAGTATACTCTTCTGTGTCTTGGCGAGGGGACACTGGCGGCCAGGTGAGTGTGGATGGGTCGATCTAACACCAGTGTGTCTTGCCTTTCATACACATTCAACGCCCCCCACAACGAGGGCACTACTAAAGTTATACACCGTCGGTGGTAACATGGGGATAACACGACCCCCTCCTTCCTACAACTTTCATCCAAAATCCACTTTTTATCTCACCGCGTTGGACTTCGAGCTAAAACAGTTGGTTAACCTACAACTTTAACTCCATCCCTTTAGCTTACCTAAATGTTACATCTCTCTTCTTGGGTTTCGTTAGTATGTTTCCCTTTGGCAACaccaaaaacaattaaaataaataatataatctataataataatagtatatcAAACTAAACCAAGTGATGAAGCATGAATGGCACCCCCTATAGCATCACGTTAGTACATAAAGAACAGCAAAGCGTGGGGGCACCCTCAAAGAGGTCTCAGGAGAACTCACGGTCAGCCGTCTTCTCACAGGTGACCCTGCTCTCGTCGCCGGCTCTGTGGTTGTTCTGCGTGCTGATGTGCACCTTCACACAGTAGCGGCTCAAGGGCTCCAGGTCACTCAGGACCACTGGGTTCTGCTGCACAATTAGACTCTGGGCCTgagggacagaggacagacggCTCTGTTATAAacctggacagacagacggctctCATATGGCTGTTATAAACCTgggggacagaggacagacggCTTCGTTATAAACCTGGGGAACAGAGGACATTCGGCTCTGTTATAAAcctgggggacagaggggacagaCGGCTCTGTTATAAAcctgggggacagacagacggacggctCTGTTATAAAcctgggggacagacagacagctctgTTATAAAcctgggggacagaggggacagacagacggctctGTTATAAAcctgggggacagacagacagacggctctTTTATAAAcctgggggacagacagacagacggctctGTTATAAACCTGGGGGTCAGAGGGGACAGACGGCTTCtggagtaatcagtgtgcacaggttagagcagccgtctccacacacagtGGGGACATCTCCTGGATGGCGGTGGAGCCCCATGACCATTAACCAACCTTTGCATCAAACCAgttctcccaccaccaccaccctgtgtctttggtctggaggagcccaagaGAAGCCACCTCGGTGTCGTGTGGCATGGACCTTTGATGCACCTACCTTGCCCTCCTTGCCCTCTTTCCAGTAGGTGATGTTGTAGCTGGCTTGGTTGTAGACCTCCCTCATCTTTGAGATACGGAAGACAGGGTCTCTGATGTTTATGGTCATGTGGACCCCGTGGGAGACCAGGGTGACGTTGGGGGGACCTATGGTGGCTGGGACCAGGGGAGGGCGAGACGGACGGCAATAAAAAAACCTTGGAGCAGATGACAATCACAAAGTTGTTATATGAAAACTTTAGAAATGGTGTTGATTTATTAACGTAATCACCTCTTTATAAATCTTCTACTGTCAGTCTGAACctcaaaatatttaactgagcACATCAGCATAAACGCTCCCTCACACCAACAGATTGACATCATGTTCCGTGTGGAGGTCTGTAGCTATCACCTTACAGGTCATTggtatcggtcgggctctagatATGTTAAAATACAATGTCCCCAATGAGTGTAGTCCGTTACGCTAGATGATGCCGCTGAATTGTAATCACAGTACAGCAAGGTTATTTTAGGGTAGCAGCCATTTATGTCAACAAATGATATTGACATATTCTGACAGCAGGCACATGAGTGAATGAACCAACAGCACCGTCTCCACCTACTGTTCTTATCCAGGGTCAAGGGCCCGCTCTCCACCCAGACGGAACTCTCCTGGCCCCGCTGGGCCCTCACTCGGCCTATGTACGTCCCGTACACGGTCAGGGAACTGGCCTCAGCGGTGAAGTCACAGTAGAGGGCACTGGTGTTCACACAACCAGGCCTGAACTTGAACACCATCGAGCTGGAAATTAAACCAGCCGGATTAGCAAAAGatcagttgttgttgtgggtgaaaagtgtgtgtgtgcgtgtgtagaacAAAACCTTGTCAGATCTACGTGACAGAAACCGGAACAAAATCTGAACCAACATGACTGTATCCACTGTCCCCACAGCCAGGAACACCCCTCCTCGAGGACCACCAAACAGGGGGCCCTGGGAAGGATCTAAGTCGAACCCTTGTAGCCTCACTACTTTGGTCCCTCAGGGATCTGTCCTGGGTTCCACCCTCACTGCACACATGTCACTCAGATCCGTCATGGCACTCCCTACCACAACTATGCAGATGACAAACAATTCAATATGTTCCACAGTTTGAATCCCAGGTAGAAGCAAGCTCCTTAGAGTCACAGTAGCCTAGGTGGCCTTCAGGTGGTGGGTTGTCAGCCACGCGGTTCTCCGCGTGTCAGGCCAATGTGTGTAGGCTACTGCGACTCCCTTCTGGCCGGTGCCATGGACCTCTGCAGCTCATCCAGAAGACACAGGACCAGCATCCGGCTGCCCTCAAACCTCCCCAAACTCTCATTTACTACCCCACTCCTCCACATCCTGGTAGCTGCTCCTCATCCCAGTCAGGTCACCATTTCTTGCCTTCTATGCTGCAAAGGGCTACGGCCCACCCTATAGCCTCACcatagttccccccccccgtccaccccGTCCACCCCGTCCACCACGCTCCATGACTTAGTACTCAGTCAATCTGCCGCTCAATTGATAGTCTTGATAGTCTGCGCTCCTGACTCCGCAATGGCGGAACGACCGCCCCACCAAAACCAGGACTGAAACCCAAGCGATAAGCCGCCCCCAGACTGAAGACTAATCTGTTCCGGCTGCAGCCTGGCCCATGAAGAAACAACAAAGATTCTTTATCCCCCGGCCACTATATCGTAGCAATATTGTAGCTCGGCTATATCATAGCACATCTATGTCGTAGAAATTCTTTGTTGTGGCATTTCTATATTGTAGCACTTCTTTATCTTAGCACATCTAAGTCATAGCACATCTATGTCTTAGCAATTCTTTGTTTTTGGCTATTAGTAGTAAAGCAGGCATAATCATATTCTCCTTATAAGCCGTTTCACAAGTCCCCTGCATTTTCGCCACATTTGTCAAGAGATTCGACCCCGAGGGTGCTTCCCACTTGAGGTTGATTCATGCTTTATATGCCGACAACAATGCCGTTTAGACATCATTAGAACCAACCAAGAATTTGTTTAGGGGTGTTGGCTTGAAAGGGGCGGGATATGACGTAAGAGGCGGTTCACAGGGAGTGGCCGGACGGGACCCTAGAATGTTCAACTGTtgtcagtaataataataaaaatgtctATATAGGCATGCAGCTGTGAACTCATGCAATATAATGTATTGTACgatgtgtacttttagggtAATTATAAGAGCTATCCTAGCGTTCACCACGAATGTCTCTGAAAAGCAATGCCaccatttaaatatattttggcaacaggctgattatcatttttGGTGCATCTCAAGGACATGCAAATGCAGATCGAAACGTCATCAACATTCCCACTCAAGTTGTGTtagaaatacagactttctactccttattcacatataaggtaatttacatttcctacagagaaataCTACCTCATGtatagtattattcaggagattttccgggtcaaatgtcaggatattttGTTTACACATAccgcccatcaggagaatatcaggacttacttATGTGTGAAAACAGCTAGTGCGTGaggttttgatttgattatgaAATGAGTAAATTTATGGGTTACAGGTGTAATTGTTCAATAGAAAGTGTAGTAtgctatgcatgcaaatcaactATTCAATAGCATTTACTGTTATTCATAGGTCAAAGtgcatagatttttttttaatgcatggcaactactattggttagttgaaaataataataacaaaccgCTTCTTCTGAAACTGAAAATTTTGTTCAATCACAGAAGCACCTTAGAGAAATTGGACGCATTCACACCTGCCTTGTTTGGTTCGAACTCAACCAAAAAAACACTGGTGCAGACCTTTTGGGCTGGTGTGAATACAAACCATGGACCTCTGGGGCGGACCAAACAGCCGGTCCGAGACCCAGCAGGAGAGGTGGTCCTGGTTCGCTTCCAAACAAACCCTGTTGCGGTTTccttgagatgtgaaagcgaCCGCACCTCGTTAAGATCCATTTCTAACAATCATACGCCTCTTTGGACGTATCAGGCTCCCGTAGCCGCGATCATTATTGGAAATATTGTTTGATCAGCAGTAACTTGGACGCACATTGTCGGACAGTCATTGAAAATGAGTCGTTGCTCCACATGGAGTATAGAGGAGACGGAAGGTCTCTTGGACATTTGGACAGACGGCCACATAAAAAGtatgctggaaaacacacagaaaaatgcTGAAGCATAGAACACATTCAGCACcaggatgagggagaaggagttcgACTGGTCCACAGTAATATCCATGATTGTTTACTTTTTGATTGTTttcactgtcccccccccccccttcttttttCTTTATAGCTTAACCCCGTCCCAGACCTTTTTCCTCCAATGATTAATAGATCTTCGCACCATGTGGGTATGTTGACATTTCCTGGGACTGTTGCGAAAATTGCAACATTCCTAGACTATTTAGTTgctttatgtgcatgtgtatgcgttgtgtgtgtgcttctgtgcgtgcgtgtgtgtatgctttgTGTATCTGCGAGCTGTAGGCTGATTGGCACATGCACACTTCACCAAGTGTGGAAGAGCAACTtgtccgacaggcctgctattataagTGCAAGATACCAGTATTGGATGAGGTATAAACCAATACGTTAACTTATAATTCAGTAAACTCTTATTTGCTATGAATCTATACTTGAATGCGAGTTAGAATCTAGCCTATACTTTATTTGATTTAAGATTTATGAATGACATTTTTGGCTGATGGTGTTCATCTTTCCTCCAATAGGGGTCTCGAAATAGCACATGTGCTGCTCACCATTGTTACCAGTGTAACATGACACCACAAGTCTAACTTTCAATTTGACAGAAAACGGGAAGATGCTGGTAGtttgataacacacacacacacgcacacgcacacacacacacacacacacacacacacacacacacacacactcactcacttgaACTCTGCTGTATAGTGGACCGCTGGGTCTCCAGGCGGATCCCACCGCAGAACAAGGTCCATGTTCCAGGAGGTCAAGCGGGCGTTCCTTGGTTCATCCAGAGCACATAGAACCACTGCAGAGGGAGTGTGGTGGTTATTAACACCAAAACCACTGCAGAGGGAGTGGGTTGGTAATTATCCTGTTGCTATGCAGAATATAAATCAGATTAGGCTAAACCAATTGCATTGTTGATTACATGAGTTAAGTTTCGTTTCTGCTCCACCACTCACCATGACCCGTGTTGCTTATGTAAAGCTTCAACATcaaataaatggtaaatggactatttatacagcgcttttttaACCAGTTgtcactcaaagcgctttacaatattgtctaacattcacccattcatggacacattcacacaccgacggtggaaTCAGCCTgacagggcgacagccagctcgtcgggtgTAGTTAGGGTGATgtttcttgctcagggacaggattcggggatcgaaccagtaGCCTTCCGGATACAGGTAAAGCTACAGGTGAAGCTGCTCACCTTTACTTCCGCTACACAACCACAGGATACGGACCCTCCTCTATACTACTGTCATTGATTACTCTATCGAGGAACAATACATAGAGTTGAAGTTCAGATGATCAAAGATAAATCGATACCTTTTGTCGCACAACAAAGTGTTATCACAGTCAGGAATATCCTCATTTTGTCCCGGGTCAGAGGACACCTGTCGTGTTGATATTTCCTTGTCTCCagcgtgtgagtgtgggtgtgtgctggTTTGTGAGTTACACATCCAACGGACCAAGAGCACCAACCAATCAGTGATCCTTACATAAAGTGAGCGGTAACTGGCACTCGGCTATCTACCAATTGGATGACTTTCTAGCGGACAGAGGTCCCGCCCAGTCGACTTACGGTCCTTTGGACGCTTGCAATCAACTGCCGCGGAACAAGAGGCGGGGACTCGCGGAAAACGAAACTGTGAATGAGTCGCTTCGAGGAACCGAGGCGAGCTGCAGCCACGTGTTTCATATTACATATCTTACACATATTCATGACTCGAAGGAACTTAAAACCCCTCATACTCAAGTCATTATATATCTGAAACTAAACATTGTGGCTTTAGGATAAGTTCAATGGAAACCTTGATTTACCTAGATTAGAAGATGtgttttattgattattgatttatAGTGGCTAAAAGCTTAATAGTAAATGGAACAGTTAAACAAATGTTGAAAGAGTTAATTAACGTAAAAAGATTGTCgcaaatataaatgttttgtCGCAAATAGAAATGTTGTTATTTCAACTCCCTGGATGGCAATAGGGGTTGGGGGCTTCCTGCTCCGTCGgcagtccaccaccagctccttggtcttgctGATGTTGAGCTGGAGGTGGTAGCCTACTCCTTGGACAATCTGACGAagccctccaccacgtcctccctGCCCTCACTGATGCAGCAAACGATAAAGGAGTTATCTGAGAACTTCTGAAGGTGGCACGTTCCAGAGTTGAAGCTGGAGTCGGAGATGTAGATGGGGAAGAGAAAAGGGGAAAGTACTGTTCTTTGGGGTGCGCCGGAGTTGCTCAGACATCACCACATCTCACAGGCCGGACGTACAGCGGCCTGCTGGAGAGGTAGTCACAATTCCAGGCCACCATGTCGTGGTCTACCCGCAACGCTGAAAGCTTCTTCACAAGCAGGAGAGAATGGATGGTgttgaacgcactggagaagtcaaaGAACATGACCCTCATTGTGTTCACCATTCTACTTGAACCCTGGTTCTTCAGCCACGCATCACCAGATCGTTGTTTCACGCCGAACAGCTAATACCTCGTCCCTGGCTCTTCCTAGTGGTTTCatttctctgttttccttttattcctagtctgttttacatagttttgaatgatgactatatgctctgtaaggtgaccttgggtgtcttgaaatgcgcctctaaattaaatgtattattattattattattattattgcttaGCCCTTGTGTTCTGTATCTCGCCCTAACGATCACCTCCCTGTCAACAGTGTTGCTGAGCCCTCGCCTGTCCGCCTACCCTCCTACCGCCGAAACCCTCGCCTGTACGCCTACCCTCCTACCGCTGACACCCTCGCCTGTCTACCTCCTGCTGATTCCCTTCTGCTCTCGTCCTCTCTAAATTAAACCTCTGGTGTTTCAACATCCGCTGTCTGAGCTTAGTCTCCTCCCGTTCAATCATAACAAAGCTGAGTTGGGCCTGGTACACAATCTGCAGTGGGTTCATGGAGTCACCCACCTGGGGCTTAAGGTGCTGCAGAACCAGTCTCTCGAAGGTCTTCATAGTGTGCGAGCTCAGCACAACTGGCCTGTAGTTATTGAGAGGGCTGGGACGTGCTATTTTAGGCACCGGCTTTCATGAGACACATCGTTTGTGTAGATAGCATGACGGATGCCAAAATATAATTTAAGAACTGTTGTTAGCAATTCGCTTCTACCTGGATTAAACTGCATTgataccacggtctgggggaatgctCGGTTCTGATTGGCAGAAGGATGTGCATTAGCTCCTgatatggacacctgctaagtagttccagtcaaattgtctgttcagccttcaaaacgagagctggtcaaTTGTgataaatgcattaaactgtaatcagaaaaggtgtttatatgctataaaccctatagtatctgtggtaaaggctgggacgaatttccaattatgaatatgtacactttatgttgaaagtatagtcgcgattcccattgaaacgaatggcgcggagATTCGGTCTTCAAAATTAGAGCTGGTAGAtgaaattaattaaactgtaaacagacaacgcggttatatgctatagaccaggagtcagcaaccttttcaacatgcagtgccagtttgacattttctcgttaatgagtgtgccgcaacaatatattaatattaagctgaattatgacacagcaaccaaaaacatttccagaagacctgggattgtattatttccatatagtccacaatcatgcatcagcattttaaatgttttttggttgttatatttgcaacatgggcttacaaattataatcaCATACGTCCCATCTTAAACCACctttttcagaaactcattcaaaaacatatttgcactgtgagaaatgtaaaaaacgtgaatatatgagaatgcttttttttttttttaagtgtgccaatgattatgatgccccgtgccagtggtgTCACGCGTGCCTAGCATTGCTGACCCCTGCTATAgacctagagtatctgtggtataaaggctgggacgaatttttaattataaatatgtacaatgaaTAACGATAGCTCTCTGACGCATAGCTGAGtagactagaatacctcccgttgccaagtcgtagctaaggtctgtCCTTACCTACTGGAGTAGTGAACAACGATCCGTTGCATACGAACCTTACGGGATGGTAATGGTTGTTCCAggaattagtcaaaccctcaggcgttacaaGGGAAACAAatttatggcttgtgaaaaactgtattcagattgtaaaacgcatgaaaatataaatggtcttaatttattttctttggcaagtgaccgtggtataagcgaGCTTTCCATTATccggaattaatggacgacgcaAAGTATATGTTTGATCCTGCTCCCCTTGGCTATGTGCAgatattgcagcttatgtgcttattTGCGTCACACtcccggtgttgtgtcgagatcggtttccccgtcgagatgtgtttcccctagtccgcgcccccgtccgaaattacctGAAGATACCGTTCCCCCTGGGGGAACGgtatctgacagtaatattccaagctgtcaggatgcgttccccctgttctaaatggtcaaatttagatatcagcctgaaaatcacagcacttatctgttgtggggaaataagtcagcagtatgaatttcaaagatgtgtgagcctcctttcctatggaacagagggggaacagtatctgacagtatTATGAATGAGCACACTTCCTTCCAAAAGTccataacattcaaaatgaaaagtctctcacaaaaataatattttttattgatagaaATCTACAATACAACATCTTCAGATAAAACTCGCTAAAGAAAGTCAGTTTTGAACCTTAGCTCTCTCCAAAGTGCCTCTGTGGTACGAGCACAGCAGCTCGTGGGCGAGCTTTTTGTGTACGCGCGCTTCCTTCGCtcttcgggtaatttcggacgggggcggggactaggggaaacacatctcgacggggaaaccgatctcgacacaacacctgTTCGCTgactaacgccccgtgcccactacctccgtcagttgtccgttgcccattgactttgaatggggacggtcgcgcaatgcattgtggatccgtccgttgacttggagcgttcgccaccgtcaaaaagttgaaaaatgttcaactttttcggccgcgacggatccgtcatccaatcagatcgcgtatgcaaatttaagcactgtgacgcgactcgggctctgacgatactggaaagcgggaaagcgggtcatcttgcctcgcaacaagcaggaagaagcgggaagaacccggcgaagcgatttgattggctgacggttgcctctgcaaagactactcccccatccgtcagccacgccttcccacgtccgttgactgacggtgcagtgggcacgaggcgtaacgccccgtgcccactacctccgtcagttgtccgttgcccattgactatgaatggggacggacgcgcaatgcattgtggatccgtccgttcgtttggagcgttcgccaccgtcagagagttgaaaaatgttcaacttcttcggcagcgacggttccgtcatccaatcagatcgcgtatgcaaatttaagcactgtgacgcgactcgggctctgacgatactggaaagcgggaaagcgggtaatcttgcatcgcaacaagcaggaagaagcgggaagaacccggcgaagcgatttgattggctgacggatgcctctgcaaagactactcccccatccgtcagccacgccttcccacgtccgttgactgacggtgcagtgggcacgaggcgtaacgccccgtgcccactacctccgtcagttgtccgttgcccattgactttgaatggggacggacgcgcaatgcattgtggatccgtccgttcgtttggagcgttcgccaccgtcagaaagttgaaaaatgttcaactttttcggcagcgacggttccgtcatccaatcagatcgcgtatgcaaatttaagcactgtgacgcgactcgggctctgacgatactggaaagcgggaaagcgggtaatcttgcattgcaacaagcaggaagaagcgggaagaacccggcgaagcgatttgattggctgacggatgcctctgcaaagactactcccccatccgtcagccacgccttcccacgtccgttgactgacggtgcagtgggcacgaggcataAGTTGTTGATGCTTCCTTTTATGGGTAGGTAGTCTAGGGACCCTAAta contains:
- the LOC132445625 gene encoding interleukin-10 receptor subunit beta-like, which codes for MRIFLTVITLCCATKVVLCALDEPRNARLTSWNMDLVLRWDPPGDPAVHYTAEFNSMVFKFRPGCVNTSALYCDFTAEASSLTVYGTYIGRVRAQRGQESSVWVESGPLTLDKNTTIGPPNVTLVSHGVHMTINIRDPVFRISKMREVYNQASYNITYWKEGKEGKAQSLIVQQNPVVLSDLEPLSRYCVKVHISTQNNHRAGDESRVTCEKTADRERTPWLEAVLIFVVMVMVVTVVGAVLYRKRLSSFLCPSVSLPQHFKENVFETSSSPISVAMENYRPPVETYDQVNVMTTEHNTDELRPLAAEEDQCSARFPTAEYPRPE